A single region of the Pontibacter kalidii genome encodes:
- the hppD gene encoding 4-hydroxyphenylpyruvate dioxygenase yields MNTQPATSEAVTKDILPLNGTDHIEFYVGNAKQAAHFYQTAFGFKLVAYAGPETGVRDRASYVVQQEKIRLVLTTAIYPDSEIARHVHQHGDGVKVLALWVDDAEEAFRGTVARGAKPAMEPKTITDEFGEVKMASIHTYGDTIHTFVERKNYDGVFMPGYVERTSELMVEPVGLKYVDHCVGNVELGRMNEWVKFYEDVMGFRLLLTFDDNDISTEYTALMSKVVSNGNGYIKFPINEPAEGKKKSQIDEYLEFYRGAGVQHIAVATHDILHTVSELRRRGVEFLRVPETYYEDLIGRIGHIDEDMEDLKKLNILVDRDDEGYLLQIFTKPVQDRPTVFYEIIQRKGAKSFGKGNFKALFEAIEREQALRGNL; encoded by the coding sequence ATGAATACACAGCCCGCAACCTCAGAAGCAGTCACCAAAGATATCCTGCCCTTAAACGGCACCGACCACATTGAGTTTTATGTAGGCAACGCCAAGCAGGCCGCCCACTTTTACCAAACCGCTTTCGGCTTTAAGCTCGTAGCCTACGCCGGCCCCGAAACCGGCGTGCGCGACCGAGCCTCCTATGTAGTGCAGCAGGAAAAGATCCGCCTGGTACTTACCACAGCCATATATCCCGATTCGGAGATTGCCCGGCACGTGCACCAGCACGGCGACGGCGTAAAAGTGCTGGCCCTGTGGGTGGATGATGCCGAAGAAGCATTTAGAGGAACGGTGGCACGTGGCGCAAAACCAGCCATGGAGCCCAAAACAATAACCGACGAGTTTGGTGAAGTGAAGATGGCTTCTATCCATACCTACGGCGACACCATTCATACTTTTGTGGAGCGCAAAAACTATGATGGCGTGTTTATGCCGGGTTACGTGGAGCGTACTTCCGAACTGATGGTGGAGCCTGTTGGCCTGAAGTACGTAGACCACTGCGTAGGCAACGTGGAGCTGGGCCGCATGAACGAGTGGGTGAAGTTTTACGAAGATGTGATGGGCTTCAGACTACTCCTCACGTTTGATGATAATGATATCAGCACCGAGTATACCGCCCTGATGTCTAAAGTGGTTTCGAACGGTAACGGCTATATCAAATTCCCGATCAACGAGCCGGCCGAAGGCAAGAAGAAGTCGCAGATAGACGAGTACCTGGAGTTTTACCGCGGGGCGGGCGTGCAGCACATTGCCGTGGCCACCCACGACATCCTGCACACCGTGTCTGAATTGCGCCGCCGTGGCGTGGAGTTCCTGCGTGTGCCGGAAACCTATTACGAAGACCTGATCGGGCGCATCGGCCACATCGACGAGGACATGGAAGACCTGAAGAAACTCAACATCCTGGTGGACCGCGACGACGAGGGTTACCTGCTGCAGATCTTCACCAAGCCGGTGCAAGATCGCCCTACCGTGTTTTATGAGATCATCCAGCGCAAAGGGGCCAAGTCTTTCGGCAAGGGCAACTTCAAGGCCTTGTTCGAGGCCATCGAGCGCGAACAGGCGCTCAGGGGCAACCTTTAG
- a CDS encoding phospho-sugar mutase has translation MIDASIKQKIDQWLSGSYDQETKSEISGMLERNEHEALSDAFYKDLEFGTGGLRGIMGAGSNRMNRYTLGMATQGLCNYLKQNFPGEQVKVAIAHDCRNNSDVFARIAAEIFSANGIKVYLFEALRPTPELSFAIRHLGCQSGVVVTASHNPKEYNGYKVYWNDGAQVTAPHDKNIIGEVNKITSIDEVKFEPNPALIELIGQELDEAYMQEVQKLSISQEAIKRQHDLKIVFSSIHGTGITLVPEVLQRYGFTNVHVVEEQAEPNGDFPTVVYPNPEEKEAMTLALNKAKEIDADLVLATDPDSDRVGIAVKNQEGNFVLLNGNQTGALLINYLLQAWQKAGKLTGKEYVVKTIVTTDLIKEIADSYNVTMYETLTGFKYIAQLIREKEGQEVYIGGGEESYGYMIGDFVRDKDAISACALIAEMAAVAKDNGQSLFEMMLAMYEKYNFYKEELVSITKKGMRGAEEIQQMMADMRSNPPKQIAGSDVVEVRDYKMSTRKLILTGEEHKLDLESSNVLQYLTKDGSKISARPSGTEPKIKFYISVNEPLASAADYHATEQKLNQKIEQMLKDLKLK, from the coding sequence ATGATAGATGCATCTATAAAACAGAAAATTGACCAGTGGCTGTCCGGCAGCTACGACCAGGAGACGAAAAGCGAGATAAGCGGCATGCTGGAGCGCAATGAGCACGAGGCACTGTCAGATGCTTTTTACAAAGACCTGGAGTTTGGCACCGGCGGGTTGCGCGGCATCATGGGCGCCGGCAGCAACCGCATGAACCGCTATACTTTAGGTATGGCCACACAGGGCCTGTGCAACTACCTGAAGCAGAATTTTCCGGGGGAGCAGGTAAAAGTGGCCATCGCCCATGACTGCCGCAACAATTCCGATGTGTTTGCCCGCATCGCCGCTGAGATCTTCTCGGCCAATGGCATCAAAGTATACTTGTTCGAGGCACTGCGCCCAACGCCGGAGCTTTCGTTTGCCATCCGCCACCTGGGCTGCCAGAGCGGCGTGGTAGTAACAGCATCACACAACCCGAAAGAGTATAACGGCTATAAAGTATACTGGAACGATGGCGCCCAGGTGACCGCCCCGCACGACAAAAACATCATTGGCGAAGTAAACAAGATCACGTCCATCGACGAGGTGAAGTTTGAACCGAACCCGGCGCTGATCGAGCTGATTGGCCAGGAGTTGGATGAGGCCTACATGCAGGAAGTGCAGAAGCTGTCTATCTCCCAGGAGGCTATTAAACGCCAGCACGACCTCAAGATCGTGTTCTCTTCTATCCATGGCACGGGCATTACGCTGGTGCCGGAGGTGCTACAGCGCTATGGCTTCACCAACGTGCATGTGGTGGAGGAGCAGGCTGAGCCGAACGGAGATTTCCCAACCGTGGTGTACCCGAACCCGGAGGAGAAAGAAGCGATGACCCTCGCCCTGAACAAGGCGAAAGAGATCGACGCTGACCTGGTGCTGGCCACTGACCCTGACTCGGACCGTGTAGGCATCGCGGTAAAAAACCAGGAGGGCAACTTTGTGCTGCTGAACGGCAACCAGACCGGTGCCCTGCTCATTAACTACCTGCTGCAGGCCTGGCAGAAAGCCGGTAAACTCACGGGCAAGGAGTACGTGGTGAAAACGATCGTGACCACGGATCTCATCAAGGAGATTGCCGACAGCTACAACGTAACCATGTACGAAACCCTGACCGGCTTCAAGTATATCGCGCAGCTCATCCGGGAGAAGGAAGGACAGGAAGTATACATTGGTGGTGGCGAGGAAAGCTACGGCTATATGATCGGCGACTTCGTGCGCGACAAGGACGCTATCTCGGCCTGCGCCCTGATCGCGGAGATGGCGGCCGTGGCCAAAGACAATGGCCAGAGCCTGTTCGAGATGATGCTAGCCATGTACGAAAAGTATAACTTCTACAAAGAAGAGCTGGTGTCGATCACGAAGAAGGGGATGCGCGGCGCAGAGGAGATTCAGCAGATGATGGCCGACATGCGCAGCAACCCGCCAAAGCAAATAGCCGGCTCCGACGTGGTGGAAGTGCGCGACTACAAGATGAGCACACGCAAACTTATCCTGACGGGCGAAGAACACAAGCTGGACCTGGAGAGCTCGAACGTGCTGCAGTACCTGACCAAAGACGGAAGCAAAATATCGGCTCGCCCGTCCGGCACCGAGCCCAAGATCAAGTTCTACATCAGCGTAAATGAGCCCCTCGCCTCTGCCGCTGACTACCACGCCACGGAGCAGAAGCTGAACCAGAAAATCGAGCAGATGCTGAAAGACCTGAAGCTGAAGTAG
- a CDS encoding nitroreductase family protein: MNTLFQSIKQVIETRRTTKPPKMNGQRIPDEQITQLLQLADWAPTHGHTEPWRFIVYADKALKTFCQNHAELYRQNIPSEKFMPEKYEKLQHMGEKASHILVAYMRRGDLPKIPELEEIAATSCAIQNLLLGASALGMATYWGSGGMAYHPSMKKHLQLREQDVVLGILYLGYAENAAYQGKRNVPLQEKVMWVK; the protein is encoded by the coding sequence ATGAACACACTATTCCAAAGTATAAAACAGGTAATCGAAACGCGCCGCACCACCAAACCACCCAAGATGAACGGGCAGCGCATACCTGATGAGCAAATTACACAGCTGCTGCAGCTCGCCGACTGGGCCCCTACCCACGGCCACACCGAACCCTGGCGGTTTATAGTGTATGCCGATAAGGCCCTGAAAACCTTCTGTCAGAACCACGCTGAGCTGTACCGGCAAAACATCCCTTCCGAAAAGTTTATGCCTGAAAAGTATGAAAAACTGCAGCACATGGGCGAGAAGGCGTCGCACATTTTAGTAGCTTACATGCGCCGCGGTGATCTGCCCAAGATACCGGAACTGGAGGAAATTGCCGCCACCTCCTGCGCCATTCAGAACCTGTTGCTGGGCGCCTCTGCCCTGGGCATGGCCACGTACTGGGGCTCCGGAGGCATGGCCTATCATCCAAGTATGAAAAAGCACCTGCAGTTGCGCGAGCAGGACGTGGTGCTGGGCATCTTATACCTGGGCTACGCTGAGAATGCCGCCTACCAGGGCAAGCGTAACGTGCCGCTGCAGGAAAAGGTAATGTGGGTGAAATAA
- a CDS encoding phosphoglycerate kinase, translating into MRTIDEYNFAGKKALVRVDFNVPLDSEYRITDDTRIRAAVPTINKILNDGGAVILMSHLGRPKSGPEEKFSLRHLVPRLEQEFKTKVLFAPDCVGPEAAQLAQELQPGEILLLENLRFHKAEEKGDPDFARALSTLGDVYVNDAFGTAHREHASTAVIARYFPNDKMMGYVMQAELENARRVLENSERPYTAIMGGAKISDKILIIEKLLDRVDNLLIGGGMSYTFVKADGGEIGSSLVEEDKLELANRLIKMAKEKGVNIMIPVDSVIADAFSNDANVDTKLSHHIPQNWMGLDIGPDAREQYAAVIANSKTILWNGPMGVFEMSNFSVGTEAVADAVVAATANGAYSLIGGGDSAAAVNKFGYADRVSYVSTGGGALLEYMEGKTLPGVAALERTDY; encoded by the coding sequence ATGAGAACAATTGACGAGTATAATTTTGCCGGCAAGAAGGCTTTGGTGCGCGTAGACTTCAACGTGCCCCTCGACAGCGAGTACAGGATCACCGACGATACCCGCATTCGTGCGGCCGTACCCACCATCAACAAGATCCTGAACGATGGCGGAGCCGTGATCCTGATGTCGCACCTGGGCCGCCCTAAAAGCGGGCCGGAGGAGAAATTCTCGCTGCGCCACCTGGTGCCGCGCCTGGAGCAGGAGTTCAAGACCAAGGTGCTGTTCGCCCCTGACTGCGTAGGCCCGGAGGCGGCACAACTGGCACAGGAACTGCAGCCCGGCGAAATTCTGCTGCTCGAAAACCTGCGCTTCCATAAGGCGGAGGAAAAAGGCGACCCGGATTTTGCCCGTGCGCTCTCTACCTTGGGTGATGTGTACGTAAACGATGCCTTCGGCACGGCGCACCGCGAGCACGCCTCCACAGCCGTTATTGCGCGCTACTTCCCCAACGATAAGATGATGGGGTACGTAATGCAGGCCGAGCTGGAGAACGCCCGCCGCGTGCTGGAGAACTCCGAGCGCCCTTACACGGCCATCATGGGCGGGGCCAAGATCTCTGATAAGATCCTGATCATCGAAAAGCTGCTCGACCGCGTGGATAACCTGCTGATTGGTGGGGGTATGTCTTATACTTTCGTGAAGGCTGATGGTGGCGAGATCGGCTCCTCGCTGGTGGAAGAGGATAAGCTGGAACTGGCTAACCGCCTCATCAAGATGGCCAAAGAAAAAGGCGTTAACATCATGATCCCCGTGGATTCTGTGATCGCAGACGCCTTCAGCAACGACGCCAACGTCGACACGAAGCTGAGCCACCACATTCCGCAGAACTGGATGGGGCTGGATATCGGCCCCGACGCGCGCGAGCAGTATGCTGCCGTTATCGCCAACTCCAAGACCATCCTGTGGAACGGCCCGATGGGCGTGTTCGAAATGTCAAATTTCTCGGTGGGCACTGAGGCCGTGGCTGATGCCGTGGTAGCCGCGACAGCCAATGGAGCATACTCGCTGATAGGTGGCGGAGACTCTGCCGCAGCCGTAAACAAATTTGGATACGCCGATCGCGTGTCCTATGTATCAACAGGCGGCGGGGCGCTGCTGGAGTACATGGAAGGCAAAACCCTGCCTGGCGTTGCCGCCCTCGAACGCACCGATTACTAA
- a CDS encoding acetyl-CoA hydrolase/transferase family protein, which yields MSDNKVTYQSAEEALSVIRSGDRVFIQGSAATPQYLVRKLAERADELRDVELVSITTYGEFPLSEEQYKDSFFINSLFVSANVRDAVNSGRGDYVPIFLSEIPGLFRTGKMPLDVAIVHVSPPDRHGYCSLGVSVDITREAVLSAKHVIAQVNPQMPRTHGDGLIHVSRFDVLVEIDEALPEVDYSLRITDRERAIARYVAEMVEDGATLQMGIGAIPDAVLNSLTNHKELGIHTEMMSNGVMDLVEKGVITNEHKYRHPGRIATGFIVGNRKFYDFVDDNPLILMQRTDYVNDVTIIRSNPKVTAINSAIEIDLTGQVVADTIGKYQFSGIGGQMDFIRGAALSEGGKPIIALPSVTNKGISRITPLINEGAAVTTTRAHVHYVVTEYGVAYLYGKNLRQRAKALINIAHPDHRERLEKEAVERYGYI from the coding sequence ATGTCCGATAATAAAGTAACCTACCAGTCAGCTGAGGAAGCCCTCTCAGTTATTAGATCCGGGGATCGTGTTTTTATACAGGGCAGCGCCGCCACGCCGCAGTACCTGGTACGCAAACTAGCCGAGCGTGCCGATGAGTTGCGTGACGTGGAGTTGGTAAGCATCACCACCTATGGCGAGTTTCCGCTGTCGGAGGAGCAGTATAAAGACTCGTTCTTCATCAACTCCCTGTTTGTCTCGGCCAATGTGCGCGATGCCGTGAACAGCGGCCGCGGCGATTATGTGCCGATCTTCCTGAGCGAGATCCCGGGACTGTTCAGGACCGGTAAGATGCCTTTGGATGTGGCCATCGTGCACGTATCCCCGCCTGACCGCCATGGCTACTGCTCGCTGGGCGTCTCGGTGGATATTACCCGGGAGGCCGTACTTAGCGCCAAGCATGTTATTGCCCAGGTAAACCCGCAGATGCCACGCACCCACGGGGATGGCCTGATACACGTAAGCCGCTTTGATGTGTTGGTGGAAATAGACGAGGCACTGCCAGAGGTAGACTACAGCCTGCGCATCACTGACAGGGAAAGAGCGATTGCCAGGTATGTGGCCGAGATGGTGGAAGATGGTGCCACGCTGCAAATGGGTATCGGGGCTATACCGGATGCCGTGCTCAACAGCCTGACCAACCATAAGGAGCTGGGTATCCATACCGAGATGATGTCGAACGGGGTGATGGACCTGGTGGAGAAAGGCGTGATCACCAACGAGCACAAGTACAGGCACCCGGGCCGTATTGCTACGGGCTTTATAGTAGGCAACCGCAAGTTCTACGATTTTGTGGATGACAACCCGCTTATCCTGATGCAGCGCACCGACTACGTAAACGATGTAACGATCATCCGCTCCAACCCGAAGGTAACGGCCATTAACAGTGCCATCGAGATAGACCTGACGGGACAGGTGGTGGCCGATACAATCGGAAAGTATCAGTTCTCAGGCATTGGCGGGCAGATGGATTTTATCCGTGGCGCGGCACTGTCAGAGGGAGGTAAGCCTATTATCGCCTTGCCATCGGTAACAAACAAGGGTATCTCCAGAATCACTCCGCTGATAAACGAGGGGGCTGCCGTAACCACGACCCGGGCGCACGTGCACTACGTGGTAACAGAGTATGGCGTAGCCTACCTGTATGGTAAGAACCTGCGCCAGCGTGCCAAGGCACTCATCAACATTGCCCACCCAGACCACCGTGAGCGGCTGGAGAAGGAGGCGGTGGAGCGCTACGGCTACATCTAA
- a CDS encoding DinB family protein, producing the protein MAQSKKLEAWQSGPVDGVPALLQPVAHALLQAREEVHTLMEGFPEELLWEQPAGVASVGFHLQHLKGVIERLFTYARGEQLSEEQLSNLRAEGKPADDKAYPVQDLVRNFDRQVDQALEQLRRTDEASLTDFRGVGRAQLPSTVLGLLFHAAEHTMRHVGQLLVTIKVLQRKEQA; encoded by the coding sequence ATGGCACAATCTAAAAAACTTGAGGCATGGCAAAGCGGGCCGGTGGACGGGGTGCCGGCATTGCTGCAGCCTGTGGCCCATGCGCTCCTGCAGGCACGGGAGGAGGTACACACTTTAATGGAGGGTTTCCCGGAGGAATTGCTGTGGGAACAGCCTGCCGGTGTGGCTTCGGTAGGTTTTCACCTGCAGCACCTGAAGGGAGTGATCGAACGGTTGTTTACCTATGCCCGGGGGGAGCAACTCTCGGAGGAACAGCTGAGTAACCTGCGTGCCGAGGGTAAGCCGGCAGATGATAAGGCATACCCTGTACAGGACCTGGTGAGGAATTTTGACCGGCAGGTGGATCAGGCGCTGGAGCAGCTGCGGCGAACGGACGAAGCCTCTCTTACCGACTTTAGGGGTGTAGGCAGGGCACAGCTCCCCTCCACGGTTTTGGGACTCCTGTTCCACGCTGCCGAGCACACCATGCGCCACGTGGGGCAGTTGCTGGTAACGATTAAGGTGTTGCAGCGGAAAGAGCAGGCCTGA
- a CDS encoding YdcF family protein yields the protein MLEELIIRTLADTLPDKPLDALFLFGQTEDNQESSFSIAKRLVQEGQVQKVLFLQAEPLSGYPGYEAWYEEMIKRGILSDKLEGVPDPGKAYLHTLIEAEAMAKHAKDKGYKSIAVAAAPFQQPRAFMTAVTAAHRHYPQLYLYSQPGKPLPWCRKVTHSQGKVEDTRAGLIKGEMERIRKYNAQGDLEAVEEVLDYLSRRDQKQL from the coding sequence ATGCTAGAAGAACTCATTATCCGCACCCTTGCCGATACCTTGCCAGATAAACCCTTAGATGCGCTGTTCCTGTTCGGGCAGACGGAGGATAACCAGGAATCCAGCTTCTCAATTGCCAAGCGCCTGGTACAGGAGGGGCAGGTACAAAAAGTGCTTTTTCTGCAAGCGGAGCCCCTCAGCGGTTACCCGGGCTATGAAGCCTGGTACGAGGAAATGATAAAAAGAGGCATTCTTTCCGATAAACTGGAGGGTGTTCCCGATCCCGGAAAAGCGTACCTGCACACGCTCATAGAGGCGGAGGCCATGGCCAAACACGCCAAAGACAAAGGCTACAAAAGCATAGCTGTGGCGGCAGCGCCATTCCAGCAGCCGCGTGCGTTCATGACGGCCGTTACCGCAGCACACCGCCACTACCCGCAGCTATACTTGTATAGCCAACCGGGCAAGCCATTGCCGTGGTGCCGGAAGGTAACTCACTCGCAGGGGAAGGTGGAAGATACGCGCGCCGGACTGATAAAAGGGGAGATGGAGCGCATCCGTAAGTATAACGCACAAGGCGACCTGGAGGCAGTGGAGGAGGTGCTGGACTACCTCAGCCGCCGCGACCAAAAGCAGTTGTAG
- a CDS encoding VF530 family protein, which yields MAEEQKKNPLHGVTLQMMLEHLVEVYGWEHLSHKINLNCFKNDPSIKSSLTFLRRTPWARNKVEHLYLYTLRKFK from the coding sequence ATGGCAGAAGAACAGAAAAAGAACCCGCTCCACGGCGTAACGCTGCAAATGATGCTGGAGCACCTGGTAGAAGTATATGGCTGGGAGCACCTGAGCCACAAGATCAACCTGAACTGCTTCAAGAACGACCCGAGCATCAAATCCAGCCTCACGTTTCTGCGCCGCACCCCCTGGGCACGCAACAAGGTGGAGCATTTATACTTGTACACCCTCCGGAAGTTTAAGTAA
- a CDS encoding head GIN domain-containing protein gives MDYEGRSVLFALMSAGTLSACEDNNCIKGEGDLETRTLNLQPFSRVEANGDFKVYITQGETQLVEVRGEPNILDQLETSISNNTWEIEHRDCVRRSKTVEVYITMPQVQSLYLNGSGRIVSQDEFTANELAVEINGSGKIDFDVVAAKVIARVTGSGEVALHGEAPLYTVNISGSGKAAAFDLQSKNVTVNLSGSGVAEVNASEALAADISGSGVVYYLGNPAVTTNISGSGKVVKR, from the coding sequence ATGGATTACGAAGGGAGAAGCGTTCTCTTTGCTCTAATGTCTGCTGGCACATTAAGTGCCTGCGAGGATAACAACTGCATTAAAGGAGAGGGAGATCTTGAGACACGCACGCTAAACCTGCAGCCGTTCAGCAGGGTGGAGGCCAACGGCGATTTTAAAGTATACATTACCCAGGGCGAAACGCAACTGGTGGAGGTAAGGGGAGAGCCCAATATCCTGGACCAGCTAGAAACCAGCATCAGCAACAACACTTGGGAGATCGAGCACCGCGACTGCGTAAGGAGGAGCAAAACGGTGGAGGTATATATTACCATGCCGCAGGTGCAGTCGCTGTACCTAAACGGCTCCGGGCGCATTGTTAGTCAGGATGAGTTTACAGCAAACGAGTTGGCGGTAGAGATTAATGGTTCGGGTAAGATCGATTTTGACGTAGTAGCGGCGAAAGTGATCGCCCGTGTAACAGGCTCCGGCGAGGTGGCGCTGCATGGGGAGGCGCCTCTGTATACTGTGAATATCTCTGGCTCTGGCAAGGCCGCTGCCTTCGACCTGCAATCCAAGAACGTGACCGTGAACCTCTCCGGGTCCGGTGTGGCAGAGGTAAACGCTTCCGAGGCACTGGCCGCTGATATTTCGGGAAGCGGAGTAGTATACTACCTGGGAAATCCGGCTGTAACCACCAATATCTCCGGCTCCGGCAAAGTGGTGAAAAGGTAG
- a CDS encoding RecQ family ATP-dependent DNA helicase, which translates to MQDIHHILQTYWGYDSFRPLQEDIVASVLAGQDTLALLPTGGGKSICFQVPAMALDGICLVITPLIALMKDQVENLKKRGVSATAVYSGMSRHEIDIALDNCVYGGVKFLYLSPERLLTDLFQERVKRMKVGLIAVDEAHCISHWGYDFRPPYLQLAELRALLPNVPVIALTATATEQVKQDIQEKLKFPKPNVFQKSFARANLSYSCLETEAKANRLLEILQRMPGQSIVYVRSRRQTVEIARFLQSRRISAAAYHAGLKFQERSAVQQLWVEDKVRVMVATNAFGMGIDKPDVRLVVHLDLPESLEAYYQEAGRAGRDERYAYATILVGPNDVAELQRKVEESHPPVEFIRRVYQCLANYYQLAVGSGQFSSFDFDVAEFAKQYKLNPLETHHAIKRLEQEGYLQLNESYYLPSRLMVILENTELYSFQLKNPEHDKLIQLILRMYGGEVFVNFVKVREGKMAELLKVPEQELRRKLEYLHKLQVINYEPQHDAPQLVFTAPREDASRVITNTRKLESLRERALQKAREMGRYVQTQNRCRTQLLLEYFGEISDTSCRICDYCLAVRKKQRKQEDHAVLRLKLMELVQVRPYLPKELVQQFEPRHAEAVTELIRELVDVGRLRYQESGKLEVKD; encoded by the coding sequence TTGCAAGACATCCACCACATACTTCAAACCTATTGGGGCTACGACAGTTTCCGGCCGTTACAGGAGGATATTGTAGCCTCGGTGCTGGCGGGGCAGGACACGCTGGCCCTGCTGCCAACGGGTGGCGGCAAGTCGATCTGCTTTCAGGTGCCGGCCATGGCGCTGGATGGCATTTGCCTGGTTATTACGCCCCTCATCGCCTTGATGAAGGACCAGGTGGAGAACCTGAAAAAGCGAGGTGTATCTGCCACAGCAGTATACTCGGGCATGAGTCGCCACGAGATAGACATTGCCTTGGATAACTGCGTGTACGGAGGTGTTAAATTTTTATACTTATCTCCGGAGCGCCTGCTCACCGACCTGTTTCAGGAGCGGGTAAAGCGCATGAAAGTGGGTTTGATTGCCGTGGATGAGGCGCACTGTATCTCACATTGGGGGTATGACTTCAGGCCGCCGTACCTGCAGCTAGCCGAGCTGCGAGCATTGCTGCCCAACGTGCCTGTCATCGCCCTTACCGCCACGGCCACAGAACAGGTAAAGCAGGACATACAGGAAAAGCTGAAGTTCCCGAAGCCAAACGTTTTCCAAAAGAGCTTCGCCCGAGCCAACTTATCTTATTCGTGCCTGGAGACCGAGGCTAAAGCAAACCGCTTGCTGGAGATCCTGCAACGCATGCCCGGCCAAAGCATCGTGTATGTGCGCAGCCGCCGCCAAACCGTGGAGATAGCCAGGTTTCTGCAGAGCCGCCGCATTTCTGCCGCCGCCTATCATGCCGGTCTAAAGTTCCAGGAGCGAAGCGCAGTGCAGCAGCTGTGGGTAGAGGATAAGGTGCGCGTGATGGTGGCGACCAATGCCTTCGGCATGGGCATCGACAAGCCGGACGTGCGGCTGGTAGTGCACCTGGACCTGCCCGAGAGTTTGGAGGCATACTACCAGGAGGCTGGCCGTGCCGGCCGCGATGAGCGCTATGCCTACGCCACCATACTTGTCGGGCCCAACGATGTGGCGGAGCTGCAGCGGAAAGTGGAGGAATCGCACCCGCCGGTAGAGTTTATCCGCAGGGTATACCAATGCCTGGCCAACTACTACCAGCTGGCCGTGGGCAGCGGGCAGTTCAGCAGTTTTGATTTTGATGTCGCAGAGTTTGCCAAGCAGTATAAACTGAACCCGCTGGAAACCCACCACGCCATTAAGCGGCTGGAGCAGGAGGGGTACCTGCAGCTGAACGAGAGTTACTACCTGCCTTCCCGCCTGATGGTAATTCTGGAGAATACGGAGCTTTACAGCTTTCAGCTTAAGAACCCGGAACACGACAAACTCATACAGCTTATACTCCGGATGTATGGCGGAGAGGTTTTTGTGAACTTTGTGAAGGTGCGGGAGGGGAAGATGGCCGAGCTGCTGAAGGTGCCCGAGCAGGAGCTACGCCGAAAGCTGGAGTACCTGCACAAGCTGCAGGTCATCAACTACGAGCCGCAGCACGATGCGCCCCAACTTGTCTTTACGGCCCCTCGGGAGGATGCCAGCAGGGTTATTACAAACACCAGAAAGCTGGAGAGTTTGCGCGAGAGAGCCCTGCAAAAAGCCAGGGAGATGGGCCGCTATGTACAGACGCAGAACCGCTGCCGCACCCAACTGCTGCTGGAGTATTTCGGGGAGATCTCTGACACGAGCTGCCGCATCTGCGACTACTGCCTGGCCGTGCGTAAGAAGCAGCGAAAGCAGGAGGACCATGCGGTTTTGCGCCTCAAATTAATGGAACTGGTGCAGGTGCGCCCTTATCTTCCCAAGGAACTGGTGCAGCAGTTCGAACCCCGGCACGCCGAGGCAGTAACCGAGCTCATCCGTGAGCTAGTGGACGTGGGCAGGCTGCGCTACCAGGAGAGTGGGAAGCTGGAGGTAAAGGATTAG
- a CDS encoding transporter, with product MLLVLLISFVGRCLGQEGKIQTERPDQTESTTLMPSGALQLEAGYQFDRTSEAGYSIKTRAYPTALLRFGVLNWLEVRAEGALGDSVFENGTKRKVTGMTPLSLELKFQLWREQGWQPRGAFVSQLVLPVGSRAFRPDHPEPEFRLVLSNILTQRLEVAYNLAIGWADGESEVGYSIVLTGTVHENLAVFGEVLGSKANDEKAEYLVNTGANLWLGPNLQLDLAAATGLSDAAPDFVFRTGFSIRMPH from the coding sequence TTGCTGCTCGTACTGCTGATTAGTTTTGTAGGTCGCTGTTTGGGGCAGGAAGGGAAAATACAAACCGAAAGGCCGGACCAGACAGAATCGACTACGCTAATGCCGAGTGGGGCACTGCAACTGGAAGCAGGTTATCAGTTTGACAGAACCTCTGAAGCAGGATATTCGATCAAAACGCGTGCGTATCCGACTGCCTTGCTTCGGTTCGGTGTGCTCAACTGGCTGGAGGTCAGGGCGGAGGGGGCTCTGGGCGACTCCGTTTTTGAAAATGGTACCAAGCGTAAAGTCACAGGAATGACTCCGCTAAGCCTTGAGTTGAAGTTTCAGCTTTGGCGGGAACAGGGATGGCAGCCTCGGGGAGCTTTCGTTTCTCAGTTGGTGCTGCCGGTTGGATCACGTGCTTTTCGCCCTGATCATCCGGAACCGGAATTCAGGCTTGTCTTATCAAATATACTTACTCAAAGGTTAGAGGTGGCCTATAACCTGGCTATCGGCTGGGCTGATGGTGAGTCAGAAGTTGGGTATTCGATCGTTTTGACGGGTACAGTGCATGAAAATCTTGCAGTATTCGGAGAAGTATTGGGGAGCAAGGCCAATGATGAAAAAGCTGAATACCTGGTAAACACAGGAGCCAATTTGTGGCTCGGGCCAAACCTGCAGCTAGATCTCGCAGCCGCAACCGGCTTGAGCGATGCCGCACCGGATTTTGTTTTCAGAACTGGCTTTTCTATTAGAATGCCCCATTAA